TTGAACTAAGCCACTTCGTGGCAGTTTTTTAAAGCGGACTATAGAAGTCTCAAAAATAGACAACGAAACCTACCAAATACAAAATAGCCTTTTATTCAAATTCCAAATAATACTCCATTGCGTTAGTTCAACCCAGAATTGTGTGTCGGCGTTGCTCCACACAAATTCTTAATTCGTTAGCTTTTATTCAATTCTTCGCTTTGGATAATTTTAAGTATTTTACTATGTAAAACTGGGATTTCATTTTTTACAACATCCCAAACTATAGAATAATCTATGCCAAAATAGTGATGGATTAACTTATCCCTCATTCTTGCCATATTTCTCCAATCTACATTGCTATGCTTTTCTCTAAAACCTTCCGGGATATTTTTTGATGCTTCACCGATAACTTCTAAACTTCTAACAAAGGCCCTTTTTAGACTATCATTGATATAAAAGTCATCTTCGGAAATTTTGGTAACTTCATTTATAATAAATTCTGTTTCTTCGACTATATGTTTTAAATATTCAAGGGGCAATTTTGACATTTTCTATTTCCTTTAATATATGGGGTCCAATATAAGGGCTTATACTTTCCTTCGTAATAAGTTCATAGTTTTCTCCTAAACAATTTTCGAGAAAATCGCATAGAGATGTAAAAGTCTTAAAAGATTTTTTCCCCTTTCTAAACTCTACAAGAATATCATAATCGCTGAGTTCTGAATCTTGCTCTCTCACAACAGACCCAAAAATACCAATAGATATAACTCCAAGTGCCTTCAAATATTCTCTGTTACTTTCAATAACTTTATAAAACTTCTCTTTTCTTGTCATCTGTTCATCCTTTTTTCTTCTTTAAAGCTAACGACCGAGCTCACCTGCAGCGGGGAGAATTACCACTAAACTTTGTAAACATGATTACCCCTTGAAATACTACAAAACTTTCAATTACGGCACAGTCCCCCGCCGTCCACTGCAACGACTGGTTAGCAAAAGTTCCACTTCGCCGTATTTTTTCTTTCATTCTTATTTCTATATTCCATAATCAAGATCCGAGCTCAACTTAACCCACTTATCGTCTTTTAATGGGTTAATCACCGTTAACCAATCAAATCCTTCAAAATCAGCAGTATTGACCGTATACAGCCCTTCTATTCCATGATCTTTTAAGGTTGCCACAAAGGGCAACATCAAACATCTTTTTCCGCGTCGTCAGAATTCTCAAGAGGTCTAAAAATGTCTGCATTTGCGTTCTTGGTGGGATATCACCTGAACACCTGCATCAAGATATTCCTGGACAACATCAATGGCTTCGTTAAGTGAAAGAGGCTTTCGGAGTGTTTGTCGCGTAATCACGTTGATAAATTCGGTGAACACTTGCGTTGAAAAACAAATGGTAGGGTTACCATTTTCATCTTGTTCATTCATCACCCGTTCAAGAAATATCACTGCTCCTTTATGGAACTCGGAATCTTCGTTATGGGCATAAATCAACAGATTGGTGTCAATCGCAAACATCGAGATTAACTCCTTTCAGTATAGATCTCATCACGATCACAGTGAACCTCTTGTCCCAAATGAAATCGACGAACTTTGAACATCTTCTTTTGAGGATGTTCACGTTTCAATGTTGGCCGCATATCCTGTTTTAAAGATTGTAAGATCATCTCAATCATTTGGATACGCTCGACAATAGGGGCATGTTGAATCTGTATTATATTTTTTTTGTGCAATCATTTCAGTATCATCCTCCTTCACTATTAGGTAAATTGGGATTTAGGCACTATTCCTTTATCTTCTTTTTCAATTATAGCACAATAATCAATTATGCACAACTGTTTTTTTTTGACTCACATCAACAGACAATCACCATTTTGTCAAAACAAAAGATTACCTCATTCATTCATGCCCCCATTCATTTCCAGATGTTCTGTTATCATTCGATAGCCTCAACTCCTTGTTTTCTCCATATATCGAGAACTTTTGGGAGATCAATTTCTGGTAAGCATTCAGGTGGTGTAACAAAAGGAGATGTGGAGATTAAGGAGATAGGGAGATATTATTATAAAAAAATTGAAATTAGTAGAAACTAATAGAAATTTATGGAAATTTGTTGTTTCCCACAATCAATTTCTACCTATTTCTATAAATTTCAATCTATTTCTATTATCTTATCTCCATATCGCCCTTAT
The genomic region above belongs to bacterium and contains:
- a CDS encoding DUF86 domain-containing protein, which produces MSKLPLEYLKHIVEETEFIINEVTKISEDDFYINDSLKRAFVRSLEVIGEASKNIPEGFREKHSNVDWRNMARMRDKLIHHYFGIDYSIVWDVVKNEIPVLHSKILKIIQSEELNKS
- a CDS encoding nucleotidyltransferase domain-containing protein encodes the protein MTRKEKFYKVIESNREYLKALGVISIGIFGSVVREQDSELSDYDILVEFRKGKKSFKTFTSLCDFLENCLGENYELITKESISPYIGPHILKEIENVKIAP
- a CDS encoding PIN domain-containing protein; translated protein: MFAIDTNLLIYAHNEDSEFHKGAVIFLERVMNEQDENGNPTICFSTQVFTEFINVITRQTLRKPLSLNEAIDVVQEYLDAGVQVISHQERKCRHF